Proteins co-encoded in one Campylobacter iguaniorum genomic window:
- a CDS encoding TraC family protein gives MSGNPLTAPLADIASLPTKIWGSVFKRYKLSKFLPYHLYDPKIEMYINNDDSFGCIFQCAPRIRMGTSTATAIEEMLNKLPDNTFIQFTLVGSKNIKQVVENWRLEHKKRAKTDKEHGELLATAIDNMAEFYYSKTVEAPSRSMTAKLKNFTLFVSIKSNKKDALMSYKGTLKNILAANHFAPQNATPDMVKPIIYELFNGGHDLRDIPAYDEFAYLNNQLIAPSTKVVVKDTHLESDGRSWISLTPQALPKYAHISDFGEKIGDYVSKALDTNQFKDTFMITTSITRLPKTKTNGVARNHSMILGQKWSEAIFRQFAAAKEESVSILDRIDSRKEKLYAMDLNILVSGDNFDDAKENAQTIMSYWNKGGEYKAITLDDAMGIHHLNFMASLPMGINREYMFETTGKYRSMFPDQIAQFVPLEADYKGNHPNLMLFSRRAQLSGFDLFISNINFNAYLVATSGAGKSVLLNMLGFNSYTRGDRVFVLDYDNSFLKLCETIDGQYIFLDPQKPISFNPFSEIHDEAELMEDLAYLSDFVYMLGSSKSEQRALEDEKLIKTKLQDNIKLLFREFGNKMEVTHIRDKMRQVDDSRFKDFADQLGTFCRGGIYSRFLEGKNEFNIQKEFIVVEFKGIENHPDIRDPIIMLLIYHINQLMYMSGDRKNRIQIILDEAHRFLGKNPRMDDFIEQAYRRARKYDGSIILATQGFDDIYNAKSGGLSKAGTVIVNNSSWKWFMKQTETSINMLINSEVFNFSDIDKEILRSIVTVKPEYSELFMITPEEYKLPYRLLMDKFFYYLTTTDPKDKAKINQLVENGMTLAKAIETLANEKD, from the coding sequence ATGAGCGGAAATCCATTAACTGCACCGTTAGCTGATATAGCTTCGTTGCCAACAAAGATATGGGGGAGTGTTTTTAAAAGATACAAACTTTCTAAATTTCTCCCTTATCACCTTTATGATCCTAAAATTGAAATGTACATAAACAATGATGATAGCTTTGGATGTATTTTTCAATGTGCTCCAAGGATTAGAATGGGTACATCGACTGCGACTGCTATTGAAGAGATGTTAAATAAACTTCCAGATAATACTTTCATTCAGTTTACTCTTGTTGGAAGCAAAAACATCAAGCAAGTTGTTGAAAATTGGAGACTTGAGCATAAAAAAAGAGCTAAAACCGATAAAGAGCACGGTGAGCTTTTAGCAACTGCAATCGATAATATGGCTGAGTTCTATTATTCAAAAACAGTAGAAGCTCCATCTCGTTCTATGACTGCAAAGCTAAAAAATTTTACTCTTTTTGTATCGATAAAATCAAATAAAAAAGATGCTCTAATGAGCTACAAAGGAACGCTAAAAAATATATTGGCTGCAAACCATTTCGCTCCACAAAATGCAACTCCAGATATGGTTAAACCAATTATATATGAGCTGTTTAATGGTGGCCACGATTTAAGAGATATTCCTGCTTATGATGAATTTGCATATCTTAATAATCAACTTATTGCTCCAAGTACAAAAGTGGTAGTAAAGGACACTCATCTTGAGAGTGATGGTAGAAGTTGGATAAGTTTAACTCCTCAAGCACTTCCTAAATATGCTCATATTTCAGATTTTGGAGAGAAAATCGGTGATTATGTATCAAAAGCTTTGGATACAAACCAATTCAAAGATACTTTTATGATTACTACATCGATAACAAGATTACCAAAAACAAAAACAAACGGTGTAGCTCGAAATCACTCTATGATACTTGGGCAAAAATGGAGTGAAGCAATTTTTAGACAATTTGCAGCAGCTAAAGAGGAGAGTGTATCAATTCTTGACCGCATTGATAGCAGAAAAGAGAAACTTTATGCAATGGATCTAAATATACTTGTAAGTGGTGATAATTTTGATGATGCAAAAGAGAACGCCCAAACAATTATGAGTTACTGGAACAAAGGTGGAGAGTATAAAGCCATTACTCTTGATGATGCAATGGGTATTCATCACCTTAACTTTATGGCATCATTACCAATGGGAATAAATAGAGAGTATATGTTTGAAACAACTGGAAAATATAGAAGTATGTTTCCAGATCAAATTGCTCAGTTTGTACCGCTAGAAGCAGATTACAAAGGAAATCATCCAAACTTGATGCTTTTCTCTAGGCGTGCTCAATTATCTGGATTTGATTTGTTTATTTCAAATATTAACTTTAACGCTTATCTTGTTGCAACATCTGGAGCTGGAAAATCAGTTCTTTTAAATATGCTTGGATTTAATTCTTATACAAGAGGAGATAGGGTTTTTGTACTGGATTACGATAACTCGTTTTTGAAGCTTTGTGAGACGATAGACGGGCAATATATCTTCCTTGATCCACAAAAACCTATAAGCTTTAATCCTTTTAGTGAAATACACGATGAAGCTGAACTAATGGAAGATTTAGCATATCTCTCAGATTTTGTGTATATGCTTGGTAGTTCAAAAAGTGAGCAAAGAGCTTTAGAAGATGAAAAACTTATCAAAACTAAGCTACAAGATAATATCAAACTTCTTTTTAGAGAATTTGGTAACAAAATGGAAGTTACTCATATTAGAGATAAAATGAGACAAGTAGATGATAGTAGATTTAAAGATTTTGCTGACCAACTTGGTACATTTTGTAGAGGTGGTATTTATTCTCGGTTCCTAGAGGGTAAAAATGAGTTTAATATCCAAAAAGAGTTCATTGTAGTTGAGTTTAAAGGAATTGAGAACCATCCAGATATTAGAGATCCTATTATTATGCTCCTTATCTACCATATCAATCAACTTATGTATATGAGTGGAGATAGAAAAAATAGGATACAGATTATTCTTGATGAGGCTCACCGTTTCTTAGGGAAAAATCCTCGAATGGATGATTTTATTGAGCAAGCATATAGAAGAGCTAGAAAATATGATGGTTCTATTATCCTTGCGACACAAGGTTTTGATGATATTTACAACGCAAAATCTGGTGGGTTAAGTAAAGCAGGAACTGTTATTGTTAATAACTCATCTTGGAAATGGTTTATGAAGCAAACTGAAACCTCAATTAATATGCTTATTAATTCAGAGGTATTTAACTTTAGTGATATTGACAAAGAGATATTAAGATCTATTGTAACAGTAAAGCCAGAGTATTCAGAGTTATTTATGATTACTCCAGAGGAGTATAAGTTGCCGTATAGATTGTTAATGGATAAATTCTTTTACTATCTTACAACTACGGATCCAAAAGATAAAGCTAAAATCAACCAACTTGTAGAAAATGGGATGACATTAGCTAAAGCGATTGAAACACTTGCAAACGAAAAGGATTAA
- the lepB gene encoding signal peptidase I produces MNEKMKKFIKYVAAGIVIFGIGNLALSAIGSKYGLGIIVTKSLDKDYFIFQRDWQGKIAKGEIIYFSLPIETPYYKKASKFGKIIMCEGGDKLSTQGLDYYCNNKFIGTAKTTDKNGKPVSPFIYNGEIPQGSFFVMGTHERSYDSRYWGFVNEDQIQGIAIWSI; encoded by the coding sequence ATGAATGAAAAAATGAAAAAATTTATCAAGTATGTAGCTGCTGGAATTGTAATTTTTGGAATTGGTAATTTAGCTTTAAGTGCTATTGGTTCTAAATATGGTTTAGGCATTATTGTTACAAAAAGCTTAGATAAAGATTATTTCATTTTTCAAAGAGATTGGCAAGGTAAAATCGCCAAAGGTGAAATTATTTATTTTTCTCTCCCTATCGAAACGCCTTATTACAAAAAAGCTTCAAAATTTGGAAAAATTATTATGTGTGAGGGTGGAGATAAGTTAAGTACACAAGGACTTGATTATTATTGTAATAATAAGTTTATTGGTACGGCAAAAACTACTGATAAAAATGGTAAGCCAGTCTCTCCCTTTATATACAATGGTGAAATACCTCAAGGAAGCTTTTTTGTAATGGGAACACACGAACGAAGTTATGATAGTAGATATTGGGGCTTCGTTAATGAAGATCAAATACAAGGAATTGCAATATGGTCAATTTAA
- the traN gene encoding conjugal transfer protein TraN codes for MFFNKLKYNLMILLLLISTQSYALICSDYGDFKEYGGHYYSTTVKKLTFKDAKLLAENSGGYLAIPNSSSENAFIAGLIKDGEYSWIGIHDPSLTANYCYSTSNCSRDDSRFKTVKNTALSYKNWAEYQPDNLVMEYDVMDGKEQVTPLGEHWVAMAYSGKWADFGNHKTSYNNPIKYYAVFEFDTMPDCYTPPTNFQEDQIAGTKCSTKIYNKDINQAVDTGQLYDCQQDQYGTDYCPSQMAPCAQEWDYTDGTSQQVDTTLNTNPNCNGTMVNGVCYEQVGNATKVTNLSCRNISVPCMPGAGSCCHIDFSCNNNQATVKYYDCCPSQGSLKRTVTVSDPNNFLNGVTYQQYGSAKIVCNKSGACSVYFQSYYCNGGLIGSPYLTNSFSLNTSTEYKCNDNQFVGSQAYQGADPTKCYNGYEPSCNKGSLNTSTNKCELDYTYYNYLCNNDKNEYGLNYVPQNTGGDCNGVNLLPDGSCNSSTPPTNNCKREKYTCKEAPDRKCAYVNNEYQCSPYPCFGGDDIETTDTQVGLNDADNNGWDNSGNCLGQIYIFNGQDNRCRSKDILFGLVGGGCCDKDKVFLGLVACKEEEKKLAKLNDQERCHYVGEYCSKKLNLGFTKICVQWKKSHCCFNSKLARIINEQGRPQLAKGWGSAESPECKGFTPEEFQKLDFSKIDMSEFFGEIQQNFNVNFMQNQQNFIQNRITNNMNNISGN; via the coding sequence ATGTTCTTCAACAAACTAAAATATAATTTAATGATTTTATTGCTTTTAATTTCAACACAATCATACGCTTTAATATGTAGTGATTATGGTGATTTTAAAGAGTATGGCGGACATTATTACTCAACAACTGTAAAAAAATTAACATTTAAAGATGCAAAACTATTAGCTGAAAATAGTGGGGGTTATTTGGCTATTCCAAACAGTAGCTCTGAAAATGCTTTTATAGCAGGTTTAATCAAAGATGGAGAATATTCTTGGATAGGTATCCACGATCCAAGCTTAACGGCTAATTATTGCTATTCCACTTCAAACTGCTCTCGTGATGACAGTAGATTTAAAACGGTTAAAAATACTGCACTTTCTTATAAGAATTGGGCGGAATATCAACCAGATAATCTTGTAATGGAATATGATGTAATGGATGGCAAAGAGCAAGTTACCCCACTTGGTGAGCATTGGGTAGCAATGGCGTATAGTGGAAAATGGGCTGATTTTGGAAACCATAAAACAAGTTATAATAATCCGATTAAATACTATGCGGTTTTTGAATTTGATACTATGCCAGATTGTTATACTCCTCCAACAAATTTTCAAGAGGATCAAATTGCAGGTACAAAATGTAGTACAAAAATTTACAACAAAGATATTAACCAAGCTGTTGATACTGGCCAACTATATGATTGCCAACAAGATCAATATGGTACAGATTATTGCCCTAGTCAAATGGCTCCGTGTGCTCAAGAGTGGGATTATACAGATGGAACATCTCAACAAGTAGATACTACATTAAATACTAATCCAAATTGTAATGGAACGATGGTAAATGGTGTTTGTTATGAGCAAGTTGGAAATGCAACCAAAGTAACAAATTTATCGTGTAGAAATATAAGTGTACCTTGTATGCCAGGGGCGGGCAGTTGTTGTCATATTGATTTTAGTTGTAATAATAATCAAGCAACTGTTAAATATTACGATTGTTGCCCATCTCAAGGGAGCTTAAAGAGAACAGTAACTGTTAGTGATCCAAATAATTTTTTAAATGGGGTTACATATCAACAATATGGTAGTGCAAAAATTGTGTGTAATAAATCGGGAGCCTGCTCTGTTTATTTTCAAAGCTATTATTGCAATGGTGGTTTAATCGGAAGTCCATACCTAACAAATTCATTCTCCTTAAATACAAGCACGGAATATAAATGTAACGATAATCAATTTGTAGGAAGTCAAGCATATCAAGGAGCAGATCCAACAAAATGTTACAATGGATATGAGCCATCTTGTAATAAAGGTTCTTTAAACACAAGTACAAACAAATGTGAACTAGATTATACATACTACAACTATTTGTGCAACAATGATAAAAATGAGTATGGATTAAATTATGTTCCTCAAAATACTGGTGGTGATTGTAATGGAGTGAATTTATTGCCAGATGGTAGTTGTAATTCATCAACTCCTCCAACAAATAACTGTAAAAGAGAGAAATATACTTGTAAAGAGGCTCCAGATAGAAAATGTGCTTATGTAAACAATGAGTATCAATGCTCTCCATATCCTTGTTTTGGTGGTGATGATATTGAAACAACTGATACCCAAGTAGGACTTAATGATGCAGATAATAATGGATGGGATAATAGTGGTAACTGCTTAGGACAAATTTATATTTTTAATGGTCAAGATAATAGATGTAGAAGCAAAGATATACTTTTTGGACTTGTAGGTGGTGGGTGTTGCGATAAAGATAAAGTGTTTCTTGGTTTAGTCGCTTGTAAAGAGGAAGAGAAAAAATTAGCAAAACTTAATGATCAAGAGAGATGTCATTATGTTGGTGAGTATTGCTCTAAAAAACTAAATCTTGGTTTTACTAAAATATGTGTTCAATGGAAAAAATCACACTGCTGCTTTAATAGTAAACTAGCTCGTATTATCAATGAGCAAGGTCGTCCTCAACTTGCAAAAGGATGGGGAAGTGCTGAAAGTCCAGAGTGCAAAGGTTTTACTCCAGAAGAGTTCCAAAAACTTGATTTTAGTAAAATTGATATGAGTGAGTTTTTTGGAGAGATCCAACAAAATTTTAATGTTAATTTTATGCAAAATCAACAAAACTTCATTCAAAATAGAATTACAAATAATATGAATAATATATCTGGGAACTAA
- a CDS encoding conjugal transfer protein TraH: MVNLKKITALFLAATISLSTPATANLTSFIQNNLDTSITTENAGYYKTQSRGYYTLGSARVRWGGLGTVHPFNMQAPSINVGCSGIDMVFGGFSYLNFEYLVEKLKKISAAAPAFAFKMALSTLCKDCDTIMTELEKIANAINNMNFDTCKMSQQIGSWAGAKIGNMASDALKFGGSESWLSSHTKAIEDTSSTIQGWINGANSWMNGGAEGAKENLLQGSLVKRATDTYGTIFGNGAEWEALTRSMVGDVVGYTKEKTKSDGSKETDIKVEIIHPEMDYVKFIEILLEGGTVDAVGFSQTESGGMKMKPTYPTTQITIPTGGMKKMVEDKIIAIVNKINANEALSISDKNFINSMPVPVYRIINVISVLGDTGVEKTAEYIALKQIDALIRKLTDEMTRYLAVYKRQKGADVLSDKDMEKVDQLVFTARQNRQQINDIMVGVAADFNKQVDLVNYYMDLEKNIRQKSPLWTAASFGG, translated from the coding sequence ATGGTCAATTTAAAAAAAATCACGGCTTTATTTTTGGCCGCAACTATTTCATTATCAACTCCTGCAACGGCAAATTTAACAAGTTTTATACAAAATAACCTCGATACTTCAATTACTACTGAAAATGCTGGGTATTATAAAACACAATCAAGAGGATACTATACTCTTGGGAGTGCAAGGGTTAGATGGGGTGGACTCGGTACAGTACATCCATTCAATATGCAAGCCCCATCTATTAATGTTGGGTGTTCTGGTATTGATATGGTTTTTGGTGGATTTTCATACTTAAATTTTGAGTACCTAGTTGAAAAGTTGAAAAAAATCTCCGCAGCTGCTCCAGCATTTGCTTTTAAAATGGCTCTATCAACGCTTTGTAAAGACTGCGATACGATTATGACTGAACTTGAAAAAATTGCAAATGCAATTAATAATATGAACTTTGATACTTGTAAAATGTCTCAACAAATTGGGAGCTGGGCTGGTGCAAAGATTGGAAATATGGCAAGTGATGCACTTAAATTTGGTGGTAGTGAGAGTTGGTTGTCCTCTCATACAAAAGCTATCGAAGATACATCAAGTACAATTCAAGGCTGGATTAATGGTGCTAACTCTTGGATGAATGGTGGAGCTGAGGGTGCAAAAGAGAATTTATTACAAGGTTCTTTAGTTAAGCGTGCAACGGATACATACGGTACTATTTTTGGAAATGGTGCTGAATGGGAAGCTCTTACTAGATCGATGGTCGGTGATGTTGTCGGTTACACAAAAGAAAAAACAAAAAGCGATGGTTCAAAAGAAACTGATATTAAAGTTGAAATTATCCATCCAGAGATGGACTATGTTAAATTTATAGAAATTTTGCTTGAGGGTGGAACCGTTGATGCGGTTGGATTTAGTCAAACTGAAAGCGGTGGTATGAAAATGAAACCAACATATCCTACTACACAAATTACAATTCCAACTGGCGGTATGAAAAAAATGGTTGAAGATAAAATTATAGCTATTGTAAATAAAATTAATGCAAATGAAGCTTTAAGTATATCAGATAAAAATTTTATCAATTCTATGCCAGTACCAGTGTATAGAATTATAAATGTTATCTCTGTTCTTGGAGATACTGGAGTAGAGAAAACCGCTGAGTATATTGCATTAAAACAAATAGATGCTCTTATTAGAAAATTGACAGATGAGATGACAAGATATTTAGCTGTTTACAAAAGACAAAAAGGTGCGGATGTATTAAGTGATAAAGATATGGAAAAAGTAGATCAATTAGTTTTCACTGCAAGACAAAATAGACAACAAATAAATGATATTATGGTTGGCGTTGCAGCTGATTTTAACAAGCAAGTTGATTTAGTTAATTACTATATGGATCTTGAGAAAAATATCCGTCAAAAATCTCCATTATGGACTGCTGCAAGTTTTGGTGGGTGA